The Procambarus clarkii isolate CNS0578487 chromosome 50, FALCON_Pclarkii_2.0, whole genome shotgun sequence sequence atgaattaccagtaaacaaatgaagtggttgggtgttaattgattggtggatggcagtattcaaggcgaactgaacatagggtaggtgttcatcccaggtgtttgcatcatgttcagcaaggattgcaagcatatccttgactgaacgattagtccgttccgtcattccgtttgcttgtgggtggtaggccgttgtaaaagccgaagttgtctctaaaatcttacaaacttctctaaatatattcccattgaattcttgaccccggtcagagactaaaactttaggaggtccgaatacagtaacgaacctacgcaagaacgcatctgcaaccgtacgagaatccttctgaggtaaagcaactagtgtagtgtatctagacagatggtcaactagcaccaacacgtatctgttacccgcatgactgtggtgtaaatcaatcagatcggcccccacacgatctaacggttcgcgaatttcaggaaattcctgaagtggggcttgtaccttaagggtgcctttcctcctctggcaacgagggcacgacttcacgaaattgattacctcagaaagtaatcctggaaaataaaatagagactttgcttttaagtgcgttttaaagatccccggatgccctgcaatttttgaagcatgcgcaagctttaacgctgatgaccgcaacgcgtccggaataactagctgaaatactgccctatcattctggctattaacataatacaggacgccctgtttcatttcaaaatcatgtataggtaaattctttttctttttggggtattttcctccctctaaatactcaataatctctttccatctaggctcgctcatctggtattctctcattttatctgatggaatggtttcaatgttttcactaatctgcattgccgctatatttctacttagcgtatctggcacaacatatgctggaccaggcttgtacaagatctggaatgagtgggccgaaagttcatgagaccagcgtgacattcgtgggcattttgttcgctttttaaatatgtgtgttaatgctcgatggtctgtgtagattacgaaatgccgctgaaataggtaaggctcgaaatacctaactgattctactactgccagtgcctcccgatccgtagctgaataacgaacttcaggtcctttgaccttcctactgaaataggctactggatggggtaaattatctgcgtctcgctgaattaagcacccgccaatagcaataccgctggcgtcagtgtgcacttcccactctttctcaaaatcaggaatagccaataccggtgtcgtgattagttggtctttcagtttgcgataggcctcgtcatgttctgatttccacacaaacttcgcatttttctttgtcagatcagtcaggggtgctgaaatgccagcgaaaccttcaatgtgacgacgaaaatatccggccgcccccaaaaacctacgcacgtcctttgctgtccttggagtaggcatgtcagcaatggcgcggcaagaatctgggtcaggtcggataccgtctgggcacacctggaaccccagaaatttgaatttctgagccgccaaggtgcacttctgaacattcagcctgaaacctgcctgatctaacaatttcaaagtctcagtcaagtcctgtaggtgttcctcaaacgtcctggaatatatcacaacatcatccaggtacgctaaagaatgcctacccagtaccggactaaggataaagttgatggccctctgaaacgacgaaggcgctgtcttcaaaccaaacggcatcctacggaattgataagtgtgcctaccatccgagaatgctgttttttccctatcctgttctgccaccggaatcgcccaatacgccgattttgcgtcaagagttgagaaatacttagcagcaccaaattgatctattatctcctgtattcgaggcaacggatacacatcacccttagttagttcgttcaccttccggtagtcaacacagaaacgataactaccgtccggtttccgaactagcacaacaggagagagccacggtgacgtactaggctctatcacgccctgtctcaacattttctggcactcctccctgataatgttctttgcctgttccggcaacctccactgtcttgtgtacacaggcaaatggtcaccagttggaatggtgtgctcgatcttatcaaggagaccaatctggtcatcctctgtcgcaaacaatttcgggaattttcgtaaaactcctctcagtgccttcctatccgcctgtgcaacatgttgcaaatcaagtgctgaaattaatttttctatctcctctacattctgtgcaacatttctcgtttcgtattgtacttttgatggtgttttagttttcaacatattcagtgcactacattgtgcagtgacggctggcgtctcagctgactcatggtgaaagatttctgtgtcctccaccatggttccctgagataccctatcacctgccctgaagcgaaaagtcttatgtgaaagattgacaactggaatgagtgcacctttatcgagcactacaactaagtgatgaggaattaataaactatcacatctcccagccacctgaagggtggtacctggttgtatgtgacgtcccacggctactttaataaatttaacagaatgtggtgggcaactctgtttggtcaatgcatgcaatgcgcatgacctcttaactgtgtctggaagagacttaaaaatcaattttggatagtgcgcattatatttcagcttcctcttaattgaagctacaactgggggatggtcgatcatctccactgggtaggaagtctgtcccaactgcaacctgcagttcctagcccctttttgagcagacaaggaataatcaaatcgcgacagaaaatcagttcccattaagatgtgaccaggaaaatcaaggttctctacgatcgtacatgtgtgaggctgcaattccccatcaatctcaaaattaactgtaccttgacctacgatctcaatcttttccccattgactgctgttaatgtctttgcgcaacgttgaagacgtgcatacttaaaattgctgaaggctgactttttaattaccgtcgcctggcttcctgtatcaacaaaagctgtcaatctcacaccttccactttcacctcaaaagtaggcctgccatcactaggagcctgctttcatgctttcgtaggagtgacttcgcaatccctctgtatatgcccgcgcttccagcaggagtaacacctccgcggatctctgttggtaccccgcgcagggtggctcgaacttgcagctgagggctgcttcccgcctgatgaacccgcgccacagttcctcggcttggctccctcgcctttacttaacgcctctacgtatggcgacaactgagtgcccggcgtctccgtgcgcatctgcctgtctaaggctgtggcggcctggggttggggttgaggtatggtgtgggtggcctggggttggggtgtggatggaggttggggttgaggtatggtgtgggtggcctcgggttggggtgtggattgaggttggggttgaggtatggtgtgggtggcctggggttggggtgtggatggaggttggggttgaggtatggtgtgggtgacctcaggctggggtgtggattggggttggggtgggtatggggtggcctggggctggaatgggtatgggtatgggtatggggtggcctggggttggaatgggtatgggtatggggtggcctggggttggtatgggtatggggtggcctggggttggtatgggtatggggtggcctggggttggtatgggtatggggtggcctggggttggaatgggtatggagtggcctggggttgggggaagggttggtatgggaactgaggatggggttggtatgggaattgaggatggggttggtatgggaattgaggatggggttggggttgttgtagtgacggatgaggtgtacctaggtggtccccagtggtgtcggaagaggtgctgtcctctacactcccattcccactggtccctactgactggtcattatctgggttaaacattttctgtgattcctggtgtgccacgtctcttctaaactaccctttagtacaccctcgacccggactcactacaaccgtgatcttacacaaataaaaaaaaatcacaactctcttctaagagaaaactactacattcccaaaataggaaatacaccgatttatcgagagaatcgctgaagtgaatccaatgaatgagtgtctgccccgcactcgtgtctgcccgtgaatatcccgcagttctcttgctgaaacctaagtcctttacgttaaaaaaattaaagaatctaatttatataaaacaatttaaatgataacgcaactaacgcacagcactcgtgatggattaataaagaatatttactgtacttgaatactagcagcgtggccactgatgactgatggagcaggaccagctgcgctgaaaaaaaaactaagtcccgcgctttttcgcttaaacgctgaaaaatcaaaatttttgttctgaaggaaaaataactagttttacgttaataaaccgctctagcgattaatatagacacccaggacctataaatgcttactaaaaattgaatttttatcaaaaaactgcgcttttactcaattgctggactctgccaatttttctgactccgagggaaaaaaaaaaatttctatcaccccaaatatcacaaaactcctttaattcaaaaaaatttgggtttctcgtttccagatataaatacgttattatttactactgacgttgtatacagaacaatactgacacatcgggcggtttcaacactcattaattcgaattttcgtcaaaatccgagattttcacctcaaatggactgacaaaattacgacacgattttctcgaaaaataactaaattcggcaaaaatgtaattatcactgtttaatgctttacgaacagaattacgtcccttgcgcgcactagagagtaatactgaccctaggatatgcacgaaacatgaaaattcgaattttcgccaaaaagtcagattctagcccaagctggacttagaaaattttccacctacgtttctactgaaaacagaattctaagtctacaaacacaattttaccgtcttactggtaaaaactagaaaatatcatccgcatcgactggggaatcctaatgatacccagatcatacacgtgacccacgaatacaaattaattatagttaacgactttccgacattgacttagccgaaaacttatcccaaaatacttagaaatattccgcggacaaataacatttacacgcaacttactatcccttaaactccttcacttatctatcgtgaccgacatatagccctaagtccagaggattaactacactctagtaacaacgcctctgacttagactaatagaacagggaataacaaaacttaacgtacgcacttagcctaatatgcaagaaaacgctaaacactttgataaaaaaaaaatttttaaccggggattgaatttagggaaaaaaaaaattaatctagaacaacgcaaataaacggaaattactttataaatttaagtatacttaattaaaaaaatgcactcgacttaatcttataatcgttcctaccggctcgccgtaccacacctagcctagaggccacaccatctaggttccaacagagcgacacgcagctttcagcaacaattatgactagggacgactcaacctccactaagtgtgcgatcacttagttgttgaatcgctgctaggtaggttactagtccgtccctcggaggccgcaacgcccttcacggattacgtttttccttagcgttttgggtcgtctaataacgccctcggactatctactggcgtcccacagatatatccgcccccgacagccctcaaggaactgctgttgagagtatggtggctcccaacacctctgaattaattgcaatgggtcgagtatggtacccagtccaatcaactcggagcggtctccttttcaataaatctattttaacagcctaatcttactaactaaaccttaatcatatcagcccgcatgacccaagattcgccaatccccactcaaacgcacttgtggggcgcactgctaatcctggcccgcggctgtctccttagcatccgcgcacgtgttcgaacggctagacgcgtgaggctttcaacaatttcaaacaaaattgttgaaaccaccgctgtgcaccattgtaacacgggttcgggtttcTCTCTTTTTACTTCTCTtcctctactccctctacccgtattcttacttttatttctaaaccaagggactccaaaacttttaacaaagccaactccacgccacgtggtcctaagacgattgaccgacttaggattctacacccagtatgacgtgacctaagctctgaacaaaaccctagagtcacctctgctgccaccaccagaccagtaatacaagagcaatgatcgaggtctggatcgatcacgctaattaatcaacctaggggcttgatccccactataaacgatgaccttgagtgtggaataaattacacggtaatgataattccgattcgatgttagaatcggcgcccaatgcaactctgcctcgtgtggaccacgtgaccaggacaagtatacacataaaacacatggaaacaataaaatgcaaattaataacaaatttaatttattaaaagaaaactaaaaccaaaatctaaatgtgttcactccctatcactttaacactccctacttgacctgagtggcaaatgagactatttctatacttaacaatagcaactataccttgggcgaccacagctctaggttggtctaggggagaggtaagatgtttgatctctcctagctgcttccgtgaccacactgatttgtcctcgtctggcctagcccagactagaaccttgtatccttccgcctagtcaaagttttaccaagttactagccaggtttaagttataacaattaacctctgttgtacttaattgatccagactggttgaattattttactgaaatagattacacaaacatctaacggcaaagctgttcccgatcacaaaaatggttattaaaactttgagaaatagtagacctgtcaacccctgatgacctatgaccgtcggtcactccgcctcaaaagttagatctgattcgtgacgtcactgatggtgacttaaactcaataattagaatactcttgatattgtatccagtactattatacaatacaattttaatgcaaaatgaataaaggctaattttctctaatttactgaatactataggatgattcattatacgcagctatgaacaaagcgtcggttaattccaccgcgaattcccctgggggtcaggtcaccatgcggctcagcttcccattctcttttgtcgataaaccactctggataattcttacaacagcctagtttgttacactttTATGCAGTAATTAAGGTTGCCACGAGGCCTCAATTTTTTGTTACCCAACGTTGTGTAGTAAATTATGACAAACAATTTATGACTGGACACAAAAACGTATTGATTACTTAAAAACTAACTTTGCCCCAGCTCTCAAAAAATTCCCAGGCACATTCTGGCAACATAAAGTATTTGCTGGGTAGTGTACCTCAGGATCTGGAGTGTATTGCAATGCCTGGAGTGTACATTTcgtcctggagtgtacttcatggCTTGTCGTTTACTTTagagtcttgaatatatatcaggGCCTGAAATGTACTTCAGGGTTTGATGTGTACTTCTCATCATTATGTGtatttcagggtctggagtgtttTTCAGGGTCTGGAAAGTACTTCATGGTCTGTAATGTCTTTCGGGATTGGGGTGTTCTGTAGGACCTGGactgtacttcagggcctggagtgtacttcactttctggagtgtacttcagtgcCTATAGCCTTCTTCATGGCCTATAGTTTACTTTATGTCCTATAGTGTGCTTCAGGGCATGAAGTGTGCTTCAAGTCCTGATTAGTACTTCAAGGTCTAAAGTATACCTCAGGCCCTGCAGTGTGTATAAGAGTCAGAAGTGCACCTCAGGTTCTTCATAAATCAGGGTCTGAAGTGTATTTTTCATTCTTGAATGTACTTCAAGTTCTGGAGTGTACTTTAGGGTCTGATGTGGTCATGGTACACTTCACGTTTTTGAGTGTACTTCAGTGTCTGGAGTGTTCTTCGTGGTCATGAGTGCAATTCATGTCTTGGAGAGTATTTCAATGTCTAGAGTGTACCTCAGGTCCTTGAGTTAACTTCAGGGTCTGTAGTGAACTTTAGGGTCTGGAGGTTTTTTTCAGGATCATGAGTGTTCTTCAAGATCTGGAGTGGAATTCAGTTTTGGAGTGTACATCAAATCCTGAATTGAACTTCAGTGTTTGAAATGTGCTTCAGGGTCtgcagtgtacttcagggtctaaaATGTAGTTGAAGGTCTGTAGTACACTTCAGATACTGGAATGTCCTTCAGGGACTTTAATGTATTTCAGGGGTCTTGAGTGTAGTTTAAAGACAGGAGAGTACTTTTGGTCCTGGAGTGTATTTCAGAGCCTGAAGTCTACTTCATGATctgaagtgtacttcagggtATTGATTATACTTCTGGATCTTAAGTGTACGTCAGGGCCTGGCATGTACTTCTgctcctggagtgtacttcaggttcTTGACTGTATTTCAGGGACTGGAGTGCATTTCAGGGTCAGCAGTATATATCTGATatatactagtagtagtagttgtgggtggtggtaatatatatagcagtatatatttaatatttgatgTGTTGGCAGGTGTGAAGGAGAGGGAGAACGCCACCCGCCGCCTCCTGGACACTCTGGACCAGCTGGAGTGTGTCAACAAGGCTCACCAAGCTGACAACCTCAAGCTGGAGGAGGAAAACACTCGCCTAAATACAGCGAATCATTTGCTCGAGGAGGACAACAGGAAGACTAAGAACGAAGGGCAGCTTGCTCAGGAGGAGATTGTTCTATTAAAGTCCCAGATCCGTCaagtggaggaggactcgaggctggTCAAGGAGGAGATCCGTAaagtggaggaggactcgaggctggTCAAGGAGGATAACATGAAGACTAAGAACGAAGTGCGCCTTGCTCAGGAAGAAAACATTCAATTAAAGTCCCAGATCCGTCaagtggaggaggactcgaggctggCCAAGGAGGATAACATGAAGACTAAGAACGAAGTGCGCCTTGCTCAGGAAGAAAACATTCAATTAAAGTCCCAGATCCGTCaagtggaggaggactcgaggctggTCAAGCAGGAAATCCGACaagtggaggaggactcgaggctggTCAAGCAAGAGATCCGACaagtggaggaggactcgaggctggTCAAGTCGAGGAACCAACAGCTGGAGCTTGCGGAGACCCAAGCCCAGGAGAGGGTCAAGACGGCGTTGACGAGGATCGCTGAGCTAGAGCGAGAGACACAACAGCTGCAAGAGATGAATAATAACACAGCAAGAGAGAAAGGACTTGTTCAAGAGCAACTCTCA is a genomic window containing:
- the LOC138351721 gene encoding golgin subfamily A member 6-like protein 25: MSVCLLPLLCVLVGWSAAFPEATMGHTEELDLTGTVIINQIAIHQLQEEQRGVQEGVRSMLMVIANMTEGVKERENATRRLLDTLDQLECVNKAHQADNLKLEEENTRLNTANHLLEEDNRKTKNEGQLAQEEIVLLKSQIRQVEEDSRLVKEEIRKVEEDSRLVKEDNMKTKNEVRLAQEENIQLKSQIRQVEEDSRLAKEDNMKTKNEVRLAQEENIQLKSQIRQVEEDSRLVKQEIRQVEEDSRLVKQEIRQVEEDSRLVKSRNQQLELAETQAQERVKTALTRIAELERETQQLQEMNNNTAREKGLVQEQLSLLEEQVRVLQTANAALIEEKEETIRKTEEEKRLVEEQLSVSEEEASKLREGNTALQSDKDRQAQQLRSIQEEKNKLTEEKRLMEEEHEKCKRNVSELYTRETTPKDCADLYRQGERLDGVYFIKPDR